CCAAACTAGTATGTTTTTACATGCAAATCAACACACTCACCCTCCCTGGGTGCGGAATGTACAAACGAGTCTATCAACAAAAGGAAGCCAAAAATATCTAGCCGAGGCGTGTAAAAAAAACTAACCTACGTCATGCTCTCCTCAAATTCTCTCGTCAATTCAATGTGAGAGAGTGATCGAGACCAAAAAAAAACTACTCTCAAATATCTTTCCATGTTTTCACAGATGGTATTTTCCTGAAGACGTCCTAGGAGCAGCGCCCAAATGCTAGAGCCTACAGATGGTCATAATTTGTAAGGTCCATTGAAACTGAACCTTCCAAATGCCATTGATCTACGATTGGAGATCGCATATATTATAGGTCATAAAAAATGGGCCAATGTTTTCTTTTATAAATTCTATCATACCTTCAAACGTGAAGACTAATTTGATTGACAAGAAAGGTAGTGATGTTTTCTCTAGTTTTAGGAATCTTGCTAGGGTTGAATTAACCTCGTGTAGTTTGTAAGCCGGAGAAGTGCTCCAAACCTCAAGGTAAGGTACACGAAAAAAGGACTCCACTAGaagaaaccatcttcgattaTCATCTCAACAATTAAGTCAAAACACTAAGCTAGCATGCTATACTTGGCAAAATGGCAAGTATATTAATATTCTTGCCATTGGAAGTCAAGAATGCACACCAAACAATGCATAATAAGTGCATGGTTTCGACCACCTGAATTAAAGTTTTTTTCGTAAATATGCAAAGAATTGCGTATCATTTCTGATAGGTAGGagagaattgtcacaagaaataggagggagggggaggggcacCACACAAACAAGAAACACATCCTAAAGACTCTCCTAGACCGAACTCAAGCCATGAAAGGCGAAGAGAAGGGACACAGGGCAGGCGGACCGCCTCAAGACCAACGCAAGGAACCTCTGTCACGTGGCCACCACTCCATCACAGACATAATCAACGTACCCCACCTTATGCGCCTAGGAGATGGCAAGTGGGATGCAGGACCCAACCGTGTCGGAGGAGGAAGGCCTGGAGGAAGTGTCGGCGATGTCATATATAGCGCCTCGGATGCCCACATCCTGGGAAGCAGCCAGTACCGAGCACGGCGTCCAACATCGCAATCCAACACAGGCGGCTTCCGCAAgcacccaagacaatgccttcatgaAGGAAGTGGCACTGTGACACCGTCGTTGTCCGATCCGGCGAACCAGACCTAGGGTTTTCCCTGGCGCTTGAGGGGCATGGTAGAGAGGCCATGGTAGTGCCTCCGAGAAGGGGATGACACCCACGGGTGTTGCCACTACCAGCATCGGCAAGCCGAGCAGGCTTTCACCCTGGCATGAGACCAGACAATCCTAAAGAAGCCGCCCAATTGATGTAATATTAAGGTAAAGATGCATCAGTGATACATTCGATGTTAATTAAATGACCACCTTATGTGTATACTATAttgaaaagaaaacaaatagttAACAGCGGCATGAAAAAATATGACAAAGAAGATAAAAAGAGACTAGGGTAACATGAAAGAgaggaaaaacaaaaaaaaactcaATAGTGGCATGAAGCAAAACATACAAGTAATTTCCTGCTCTAGAGAATTAGTGACAGCGACTTACAATTTCTCAATAAAAGAAAAGGGAATCACCATGTGTATTCTTATCAGGCACAAGGTCATAGGAAAGAACATAATCTCTACAATACATTCCTCTGAGGAATGAGGTGATTATTAGGAAGAAAACCTCTGCTTAGTGCAGACTGCAGAGCCTCAGATAGTTGTTCTACATTCTAGACTTGTAAATGTCGCATGTACCATTTCAAACTCTGATAGATGCTTGAGAGGCTTGATTCAGAAATATTTGCAGGACCCCAACATCTCAGCATCTTTAGATCCTGAATCCCGATCCTTGTGCACTACCTTGCTCACAATACTGCAGAAAAGAACAGGATTCATTCCCACTGAACCCAaattaaacatggcaactgtagtacACTGTAGGTAACTGAGCGGAAGCACTCGTGCAGATTGCAAAGCATGACAAAAGATTGATCAGATTGCAAGTGCGTACAATTCTAGCTGCACAGCTATACGATCTAAAGGTAAAAATCAGTCAGTCTTATAAAACGATTTCATCACTGAAGCAATTCGACAGAACTCAGGATCGGAGTATTTTCATTGAACGGATAATGGTATTGCAGACTAGTGAACACAAACGCACGACAGAGAAGTACATCCCATCCACCACGGCACATATAACACAGAAAAACACGGCCGCCACCAGCAGAGCACACCACGTATCTACTAGCCTCCGAAGCCGTAGAGGGTGCGGCCCTGGCGCTTGAGCGCGTAGACGACGTCCATGGCTGTGACGGTCTTGCGGCGGGCGTGCTCGGTGTAGGTGACGGCGTCGCGGATGACGTTCTCGAGGAAGATCTTGAGGacgccgcgggtctcctcgtaGATGAGGCCGGAGATGCGCTTCACGCCGCCCCTCCTCGCCAGCCTCCGGatcgccggcttggtgatgcccTGGATGTTGTCGCGGAGGACCTTCCGGTGGCGCTTGGCGCCGCCCTTGCCCAGCCCCTTGCCTCCCTTGCCGCGCCCGGACATCGCCGCTGGATTTGAGAGAAGAAGGGACTGCTGCGGATGTTGAAGCTTGGGATGGATTTGGGAATCGGAGGTGACGGCTTTATATGGGAAGGAGTTGGGAGGGAAGCCCGAAATTTTGGGGAGTTGGAGGCGGGAGGTGTCTGCTCTCTGGCTCTCTGCTGGGTCGATCCGTGAGATGGTGGAGTTGGGCCGTTGGATTGCGATCAGAAGGTGGGATGCCGTGGGAGGATTGTGGTGCGGATCGGTGACGTGGCGGAGATGTGGGCATGAGCTTTTTTTAGAGAGAAATGTGGGCCGCTTGTGCTGCTATGATTTGGGCCAGGCTAATTGAAGGACAATCTGTCTTTTCCCTTGGCCTAGACGAGAATGTTAATACTACTCACTTCGTCCGGTAAAGAAGGTGCATTTGGCTTTAAAATTTGTCCATAAAAAATGTATTTCTATCTTTCTAATGCATTTTAAAGTAGAAAAAAAATATTTCTCTCTCATCACATGATAATCAAGATCAATAACATTCTACACATAATCTCCTTACTTTCTACATGCACTTAACTCATTGGGGATTGGGTAATTAAAGAGGAGAGATGGTGGCTTGCACTTTTCCAATGCATTTTTTACTTCACTCCATAATTTGTTCTAAAATCTCTATATGTAACTTTTtaccgaacggagggagtagctcagTTTTTTTAGGTTAATAGCTCGGTTTTCATATGTCATCATCGCTTGTGGCCCGTTGCACGTTGCACCACTTCTCGCAACTAGAGTTTTTCCTTTTTTAATATTGTAGATCAATTTATTCAAAATATTTTATATCTTAAATCATGCGTTCAAATCTTAAACTGTTTACATCGTTGGATTcatcgcgtcgagatcttcaaaattaGATCCCATATTAATAGGTTTTGACGAAAAAATCACGGAAAAAATGACGAACAAATCACACGAAGAGCACTTTTTTCTCTTTTCTAAAGCCATTTCCGAGACACGCGGCcatgcctctcgcagaagcaaatcCGTGTCTCTCACGTAATGAAAAAAATACATTTTTTCTGTTTCTGATAGGCACGGCCATGCCTCCCGCGGAAGGAAAAAAACGTATTTTTTCCCTTTTTGAGAGGCACGGCCGCGGAAGGAAAAATATGAGTTTTTTTCTTTTCCAAGAGGCACGGCTCCcatgaaagaaaaaaaacatgttttttcgaaagaaaaaaaattagtaCAAAAGCTAAGAAAGACCGTGGAAAACCGAAAAGCCGAAAAAAACCAAAAAACATCAAAAAAGCCAGAAACACGTGccgaaaataaaaaaaaaattcCGGAAGGAGCGCTAAGAGCGCGACACGTGGTGGCGGCTGAGCGCTCTCAGCCCACCTCAAGTGACCCTTGGGGAGGCTCCtttggttctccctttgcaccgCGAGTCAGTATCGTTGTACCCATCTAGTTTTTCTACTTCGCGTATAAAATATGTCCTTAGCCAAGTTTTCAAAAATTAGGACGGATACAACCGGGCCGTGTTACTTTTTCGTTTTTCCTGAACCCCTAAAAACCTATCTGGCGGCTAGGGCGGCGGTGGACTGGCGCTCACGGATCTGATCGCGCGGGGCGCAACAGCGATCAACGGAGGATGGCAACATCAGCCGGTCAAGAGGGACAAGGCAAGGGTGGCACTCCTTACCCCACGCTCAGCAAGTGTGCAAAATGGAGGAGGCGCTCGTGATGCTTGAGATCTTCGAAGAGAAGGCAACcctgttgtaacgccccgagaccgacgctccgaGACAGCTTTCACGTTCTTCGTGATCGTCgcgtgtatttatttgtttgttgcatttcatcattgcatcggcacttcgttgccgtcattttttatatatataaacTCGTAACCGTTCGTAGTTGCCGCCTCTCTCCTTGCCTCGTAGCATGTCGTCGGACCGTTTGTCTTCTTTGACCATTCTCAGTCCAACTACACACTTGACCTCGTCCGCTTAACCCCTCTCTGCACATCCCGCAAACCCCTCGCGTGCGCGTCCGAAACTTCTCTGAACCCGACCCGACAGTCAtgaccgatgggtccggatcatccccaacatctataaaacatctccgttttatTATTCGGGCTACCTAACCTATTTATTTACGACCGCCCGATTATAATCGGACGGACCGGATTAATCCCTACCCTAATCCCCTACCTATTTAAGTAGACCAACCCTAAATTCTAGGGGATttgtccctgccgccgccgccgcactcatcTCCCACCTCGGGATCCCCTCGCCCAATCTCCTTGGATCCTACTCGCCCGACCAACCACCACCAGCCCGAGCGCCTATGCCTCTTTGTCCCGCCGTCATCCACGACCGTCGTGCAGCCAGCCCGAGCGCTCGTTCCCGAATGGATCGAGGCGCTACCTCCAGCCCGCAGCCGCCGGAGCTGCTCTGTTCCTCGCCCGAACCAGCAGGCGTCCTCGTCGCCCCTACTCCCTtcccttcctcttcttcgctgaAGCTCTCCCTGACCACCCCTCGTCGTGTTTCTCTCACAGGGAACCATGGAGCCGCCGCTTGGAGCTCCATGACCGCACCTCCCTGCCGCGACGAGCCCCCGCCATCCCGAGGCCACCTGTCGTCGTCCGGCCGGCAACAAGCAGCAGCTTGCTGGAGCGCGAGCCCTGCTGGGTCCGCCTCCCTCTGCCCGTCCCTCTCCTGCTTCGATCTCCttcctccctctgtgccacttcTCTGAATTTGTTCTCCTGCCATGGCTTTGCAGCTGTGCCACCACCCTGCTTCGCTCGTCGCCGCCTTTGCAAGATCCGGCGAGGCCTTGCGTTCCCGGCCTCCTCCCCGCCaagttcgccgccgccgctccccaaGCTCCTCCAGGCCGCCGCGCAAgtccggccgcctcctcctctgcttctgCTTCGAGCAGGAGGTCGACACACCGCCTCGAGCCACAACCGCGCGTCGCCTGCGTGCGTTGACCGCGCCCAGGCCCAGCGCCCCCttccggcctccccctccaccgacTGGGCCATGGCCCATGGTGAGAAACCCCCAGCCACTGTGCACTGTTGGGCTAGCAGATTCGGCCCGTATATGTTTTTTCCTGGTTATGCGAATTTCCTAATTATCCAGAGTATTGCAGATTTGAAGAAAAACCCTtcatgttcatgcatataataactaaGAAACCGTGCATTGGTTTAAAATGAATTatacatgtaaaatgcttagaattttatctagtttcataatatgtcactttcatccatgtttaaaatgtttaaatgtgctgtttgatttaatttgcttaaatgccatgctaaaatgatttatttcataactatttaaccgtaactcggattttaataaactttatatgtaaatggggtagaaaaatgcctagtttaacttggtgcactttattttgctgtttaacaacattaaaatcgtgtttatggcagaacagtaccaaatctaaaatatgcacatgaggattttccggaattgttgtttcttGTTTACGGCCTCacttaaacttgcctaaatagttagttcaattatgcttcacctcttgccatgtttaataacatttaatattgttgggtatataaacgagagagaactaaataattgatgtggtgcttcgtcaatatgcaactcgttgcatattgagctccacttaatttgtagtgttgtttgttgcactttgccatgccatgcctcattaaaccggacatgcatcatacttgtttatgcatcatgccatgtgtatgtggtggttgtttactatgttgtttgtttctttccgggttgcttctctcgttaccttcggtttcgttccggagttgtgaggattcgttcgactacatccgtttgtcttcttcatggactcgttcttcttccttgcgggatctcaggcaagatgaccataccctcgaaatcacttctatctttgcttgctagttgttcgctctattgctatgctgcgctacctaccacttgctatatcatgcctcccaaattgccatgaaaccatttctaacctttgtcacccttcctagcaaaccattgtttggctatattaccgcttttgctcagcctctcttatagcgttgctagttgcaggagaagatgaagattgctccatgttggattatgtttatgttgggatatcacaatatctcttatttaattaatgcatctatatacttggtaatgggtggaaggctcggacttatgcctggtgttttgttccactcttgccgccctagtttccgtcataccggtgttatgttccttgattttgcgttccttacgcggttgggtgatttatgggacccccttgacagtttgctttgaataaaactcctccagcaaggcccaaccttggttttaacatttgccacctaagcctttttcccttgggttctgcagactcaagggtcatcttattttaccccccgggccagtgctcctcggagtgttggtccaaactagagccacttgcagcgccacctcggggaaacttgagggctggttttagttgtacgtagtgttcatccggtgtgtcctgagaacgaggtacgtgcgactcctatcgggattgtcgacacatcgagCGGCTTTGTgttgggaacgtagcagaaattcaaaattttctacgcatcaccaagatcaatctatggagtaatctagcaacgagaggggaggagtgcatctacatacccttgtagatcgcgagcggaagcgttcaagagaacggggttgatggagtcgtactcgtcgtgatccaaatcaccgatgatcctagcgccgaacggacggcacctccgtgttcaacacacgtacggagcagcgacgtctcctccttcttgatccagcaaggggggaggagaggttgatggagatccagcagcacgacggcgtgatggtggaagtagcgggatcccggcagggcttcgccaagcgcaagcggggaggaagaggtgtcacgggagggagagggaggcgccagggcttaggtattgctgccctcccttcccccccactatatatagggccaagggagaggggggcgcagccttggcccttcctccaaggaagggtgcggccagggaggagtccttcctccccaaggcacctcggaggtgccttccccctttaggactctccgtttttcttatctcttggcgcatgggcctcttggggctggtgcccttggaccatataggccaaggcgcaccccctacagcccatgtggccctcccggggctggtggacccctttggtggacccccggacccctttcggcactcccggtacaataccgataaagtgcgaaacttttccggcgaccaaaataagacttcccatatataaatctttacctccggaccatttcggaactcctcgtgacgtccgggatctcatccgggactccgaacaactttcgggttaccgtatactaatatctctataaccctagcgtcaccgaaccttaagtgtgtagaccctacgggttcgggagacaggcagacatgaccgagacgactctccggtcaataaccaacagcgggatctggatacccatgttggctcccacattctcctcgatgatctcatcggatgaaccacgatgtcgaggattcaatcaatcccgtatacaattccctttgtctatcagtatgttacttgcccgagattcgatcgtcggtatcccgataccttgttcaatctcgttaccggcaagtctctttactcgttccgtaactcacatcatcccgtgatcaactccttggtcacattgtgcacattatgatgatgtcctaccgagtgggcccagagacacctctccgtttacacggagtgacaaatcccagtctcgattcgtgccaacccaatagacactttcggagatacctgtagtgcacctttatagccacccagttatgttgtgacgtttggtacacccaaagcattcctacggtatccgggagttgcacaatctcatggtctaaggaactgatacttgacattagaaaagctctgagcaaacgaactacacgatcttgtgctaggcttaggattgggtcttgtccatcacatcattctcctaatgatgtgatcccgttatcaacgacatccaatgtccatggtcaggaaaccgtaaccatctattgatcaacgagctagtcaactagaggcttactagggacatggtgttgtctatgtatccacacatgtatctgagtttcctatcaatacaattctagcatggataataaacgattatcatgaactaggaaatataataataaccaatttattattgcctccagggcatatttccaacagtctcccacttgcactagagtcaataatctagttcacatcaccatgtgattaacactcacaggtcacaacaccatgtgaccaacatccaacagtttactagagtcaacaatctagttcacatctctatgtgattaacactcaatgagttctggtttgatcatgttatgcttgtgagagaggttattagtcaacgggtatgaacctttcagatccgtgtgtgctttacgaatatctatgtcatcttgtggatgctaccacgcgctatttgaagccatttcaaataattgctctactatacgaatccggtttactactcagagtcatccggattagtgtcaaagttcgcatcgacgtaaccctttacgacgaactccctttcacctccataatcgagaaaattccttagtccactaggtactaaggataagttcgaccgctgtcatgtgatccattcccggatcactattgtaccccttgaccaactcatggcaaggcacacttcatgtgcggtacacagcatagcatactgtagagcctacgtctgaagcataggggacgaccttcgtcctttctctctcttctgctgtggtcaggtcttgagtcttactcaatactcacaccttgtaacacagccaagaactccttctttgctgatctattttgaactctttcaaaatcatgtcaaggtgtgcgttctttgaaattatcatcaggcgtcttgatctatctctatagatcttgatgcccaatatgtaagcagctttatccaggtcttcctttgaaaaactccttttaaacaaccctttatgctttccagaaattctacatcatttcggatcaacaatatgtcattcacatatacttatcagaaatgttgtagcgctcccactcactttattgtaaatacaagtttctaacaaactttgtataaacccaaaatctttgatcactccatcaaagcgtatattctgactccgagattcttgctctagtccatggaaggatcgctggagctagcatacctattagcatccttaggatcgacaaaacctttctgattgtatcacatacaacctttccttatgaaaactggtaaggaaacttgttttgacatccatctgccagatttcataaatgcagctaatgctaacatgatttcGACGGaattaagcatcgctacggatgagaaaatctcatcgtagtcaaatccttgaacttgtgaaaatactctttgccacaagtcgagcttcatagacggtaacattaccgtccacgtccgtcttcttcttaaagatccatttatctcaatggcttgccgatcatcgggcaagttcaccaaagtccatgctttgttctgatacatggattctatctcggatttcatggcctcgagccattcgtcggaatccgggcccaccatcgcttctccacagctcataggttcatcgttgtccaacaacatgacttccaagacaggattacgcattactctgaagtagtacgcatcctcgtcgtcctacgaggtttggtagtgacttgatctgaagtttcatgatcactatcataagcttccacttcaattggtgtaggtgccacaggaacaacttcctgtgccctgctacacactagttgaagttatggttcaataacctcatcaagtctccaccatcctcccactcaattc
This sequence is a window from Aegilops tauschii subsp. strangulata cultivar AL8/78 chromosome 7, Aet v6.0, whole genome shotgun sequence. Protein-coding genes within it:
- the LOC109745938 gene encoding histone H4 is translated as MSGRGKGGKGLGKGGAKRHRKVLRDNIQGITKPAIRRLARRGGVKRISGLIYEETRGVLKIFLENVIRDAVTYTEHARRKTVTAMDVVYALKRQGRTLYGFGG